In Juglans regia cultivar Chandler chromosome 5, Walnut 2.0, whole genome shotgun sequence, the following are encoded in one genomic region:
- the LOC109002391 gene encoding trans-cinnamate 4-monooxygenase, with protein sequence MDILLLEKTLLALFVAAVVAITISKLRGKRFKLPPGPIPVPVFGNWLQVGDDLNHRNLTDMAKKFGDIFLLRMGQRNLVVVSSPDLAKEVLHTQGVEFGSRTRNVVFDIFTGKGQDMVFTVYGEHWRKMRRIMTVPFFTNKVVQQHRFGWEDEAAGVVEELKKTPEASTTGIVIRRRLQLMMYNNMYRIMFHRRFESVDDPLFVKLRALNGERSRLAQSFEYNYGDFIPILRPFLRGYLKICKEVKERRLQLFKDYFIDERKKLSSTKATDNEGLKCAMDHILDAEKKGEINEDNVLYIVENINVAAIETTLWSIEWGLAELVNHPRVQKKLQQELDKVLGPGVQVTEPDIQNLPYLQAVVKEVLRLRMAIPLLVPHMNLNEAKLGGYDIPAESKILVNAWWLANNPAHWKKPEEFRPERFLEEESQVEANGNDFRFLPFGVGRRSCPGIILALPILGITLGRMVQNFELLPPPGQSKLDTTEKGGQFSLHILKHSTIVAKPRSS encoded by the exons ATGGATATCCTCCTCTTGGAGAAGACCCTGTTAGCCCTGTTTGTAGCCGCGGTTGTGGCTATAACCATTTCTAAACTCCGTGGGAAGCGTTTTAAGCTGCCTCCGGGTCCCATACCGGTGCCGGTTTTCGGAAACTGGCTCCAAGTCGGCGATGACTTGAACCATAGGAACCTCACCGACATGGCCAAGAAATTCGGGGACATATTCTTGCTCCGGATGGGCCAGCGTAACCTAGTGGTGGTGTCGTCACCGGACCTGGCCAAAGAGGTCCTGCACACACAGGGGGTGGAGTTCGGGTCCAGGACCCGGAACGTGGTGTTCGACATATTCACCGGGAAGGGCCAGGACATGGTGTTCACGGTTTACGGCGAGCATTGGAGGAAGATGCGGAGGATCATGACCGTCCCTTTCTTCACCAACAAGGTGGTCCAGCAGCACAGGTTCGGGTGGGAAGACGAGGCGGCGGGCGTGGTGGAGGAGTTGAAGAAGACTCCAGAAGCTTCGACGACTGGGATCGTCATAAGGAGGCGGTTGCAGCTGATGATGTACAACAACATGTACAGGATCATGTTCCACAGACGGTTCGAGAGCGTGGACGACCCTTTGTTCGTGAAACTCAGGGCTTTGAACGGAGAGAGGAGTAGATTGGCCCAGAGCTTTGAATACAACTATGGCGACTTCATTCCCATTTTGAGACCTTTCTTGAGAGGCTACCTCAAGATCTGCAAGGAAGTCAAGGAGAGGAGGTTGCAGCTTTTCAAGGATTATTTCATCGACGAGAGGAA GAAACTGTCGAGCACAAAGGCAACGGACAACGAAGGATTGAAATGTGCTATGGACCATATTCTGGATGCTGAGAAGAAAGGGGAAATTAATGAAGACAACGTGCTTTACATTGTTGAGAACATTAACGTTGCTG CTATTGAAACAACACTATGGTCTATTGAGTGGGGGCTTGCAGAACTTGTGAACCATCCTAGAGTCCAAAAGAAGCTCCAGCAAGAGCTTGATAAGGTGCTTGGACCTGGTGTGCAAGTCACGGAGCCTGACATCCAGAATCTCCCTTACCTTCAGGCTGTGGTCAAAGAGGTTCTCAGGCTCAGGATGGCAATCCCTCTTCTTGTACCACACATGAACCTCAATGAGGCAAAACTCGGTGGTTATGATATCCCTGCAGAAAGCAAAATCTTGGTGAATGCATGGTGGCTCGCCAACAACCCAGCCCACTGGAAAAAACCAGAAGAGTTTCGCCCAGAGAGGTTCTTGGAAGAGGAGTCCCAGGTTGAGGCCAATGGAAATGACTTCCGGTTCCTTCCCTTTGGTGTTGGAAGGAGGAGTTGCCCAGGAATTATTCTTGCATTGCCAATTCTTGGAATCACTTTGGGGCGTATGGTACAGAATTTTGAGCTCTTACCTCCTCCAGGACAGTCCAAGCTTGATACCACAGAGAAGGGTGGGCAATTCAGTTTGCACATTTTGAAACACTCCACCATCGTTGCTAAGCCAAGATCATCTTAA